One window of Quercus robur chromosome 12, dhQueRobu3.1, whole genome shotgun sequence genomic DNA carries:
- the LOC126707904 gene encoding subtilisin-like protease SBT1.7 encodes MAFGLLQMVLILFLMFSYTYAVAEEQNQQSKQTYIIRMDKTNMPSSFNDHSQWYAASLESVSDSADMLYTYDTIIHGFSTQLTAEEAESLEKQPGILAVLPEERYELHTTRSPKFLGLDKADDTLFPTVEQASEVIIGVLDTGVWPELKSFDDTGLGPVPSGWKGECEVGDNFNSSSCNRKLIGARSFSKGYEARNTDINTQKESKSPRDDDGHGTHTSTTAAGSAVEGANLLNYALGTARGMAPHARVAIYKVCWLGGCFTSDIAAAIEKAIEDGVHVISMSIGGGINSYDKDIVAIGAFKATSHGILVSCSAGNGGPTPESLTNVAPWITTVGAGTLDRDFPVEVSLGNGKNYTGVSLYNGKQLSDSLVPLVYAGNVSNSSYGSLCLNESLNSGKVAGKIVVCDRGLNSRTQKGLVVKNAGGVGMILANTDSYGEELVADAHLLPTAALGQNTADAIKAYISSDNNPTATIGHAVTKLGVQPSPVVAAFSSRGPNPLTPGILKPDLIAPGVNILAGWTGAVGPSGLDDDKRHVSFNIISGTSMSCPHISGLAAFLKAVHQDWSPAAIRSALMTTAYTAYTDGETIKDVATGKSSTPFDYGAGHVNPSAALDPGLVYDVTVDDYLYFLCALHYSPAGIKSITNLNFTCDSSKKYSLEDFNYPSFAVPLNTTSDERGGNSAPSKSVKYTRTLTNVGTPATYKVSVSSQDPSVKILVEPESLTFSEQNEKKSYTVTFNTISMPSGTTSFAHLKWSDGKHIVGSPIAFSWT; translated from the coding sequence ATGGCTTTCGGGCTTCTACAGATGGTTTTAATTCTATTTCTAATGTTTTCCTACACATACGCAGTAGCAGAAGAGCAAAACCAGCAATCAAAGCAGACTTACATAATTCGCATGGACAAGACCAACATGCCGTCAAGTTTCAATGACCACTCTCAGTGGTATGCCGCATCTTTAGAGTCAGTATCAGACTCAGCAGACATGCTTTACACCTATGACACCATAATCCACGGCTTCTCCACACAGCTAACAGCTGAAGAAGCTGAGTCACTTGAAAAGCAACCAGGAATTCTGGCTGTCCTACCTGAAGAGAGATACGAGCTTCATACAACTCGGTCGCCAAAATTTCTTGGATTAGACAAAGCTGATGATACTCTCTTCCCCACAGTCGAGCAAGCGAGCGAGGTGATTATTGGAGTATTAGACACAGGTGTATGGCCCGAGTTAAAGAGCTTTGATGACACGGGACTAGGTCCCGTACCAAGTGGCTGGAAAGGTGAATGTGAGGTTGGCGATAACTTCAATTCATCAAGCTGTAACCGCAAACTTATTGGTGCAAGGTCTTTCTCAAAAGGGTATGAAGCAAGAAACACAGATATTAATACACAGAAGGAATCGAAATCACCTAGAGATGATGATGGCCATGGAACTCACACCTCAACCACAGCAGCTGGGTCAGCCGTAGAAGGAGCTAACCTCCTTAATTATGCTTTGGGGACAGCTCGTGGGATGGCTCCACATGCCCGAGTCGCCATATACAAGGTGTGCTGGCTTGGTGGATGTTTCACTTCAGATATAGCAGCAGCGATAGAGAAGGCTATTGAGGATGGAGTCCATGTTATATCCATGTCTATTGGGGGAGGAATAAACTCGTATGACAAAGACATCGTTGCCATCGGAGCTTTCAAAGCAACATCCCATGGAATCCTAGTATCTTGCTCGGCAGGAAATGGTGGACCAACTCCAGAAAGCCTAACCAACGTTGCGCCTTGGATAACCACTGTTGGTGCCGGAACTCTGGACCGTGATTTCCCCGTTGAAGTTAGCCTTGGAAATGGGAAGAATTACACTGGTGTATCGCTCTATAACGGGAAACAGTTATCAGATTCTCTAGTACCACTTGTTTATGCTGGTAATGTAAGCAACTCTTCATATGGTTCTCTGTGCTTGAATGAGAGTCTAAATTCAGGAAAAGTTGCTGGAAAAATTGTAGTATGTGATCGAGGCTTAAATTCTAGGACGCAAAAGGGTTTGGTAGTTAAAAATGCTGGTGGTGTGGGGATGATATTAGCTAACACAGATTCTTATGGTGAGGAGCTAGTTGCTGATGCACATCTGTTGCCAACAGCAGCTTTAGGACAAAACACCGCCGATGCCATTAAGGCCTATATCTCCTCGGATAATAATCCCACAGCTACAATTGGTCATGCAGTCACAAAATTAGGAGTTCAACCATCACCAGTGGTTGCAGCATTCAGTTCTAGAGGTCCAAATCCGCTTACTCCAGGAATACTCAAACCAGACCTTATAGCACCAGGAGTCAATATCCTAGCTGGGTGGACAGGTGCAGTAGGACCATCGGGGTTGGACGATGACAAGAGGCATGTGAGCTTCAATATCATTTCCGGAACATCCATGTCGTGCCCTCATATTAGCGGGTTAGCAGCATTCCTAAAGGCTGTTCACCAGGATTGGAGCCCTGCAGCCATTAGGTCTGCCCTCATGACCACAGCTTATACGGCATACACAGATGGGGAAACCATAAAAGATGTTGCTACTGGAAAATCATCAACACCGTTTGACTACGGTGCTGGACATGTGAATCCTTCGGCAGCTCTTGATCCTGGTCTTGTATATGATGTCACAGTTGATGACTACCTATACTTCCTATGTGCCTTACACTACAGCCCAGCTGGTATTAAGTCCATCACAAACCTAAATTTCACCTGTGATTCAAGCAAAAAATACAGCCTAGAAGATTTTAATTACCCATCTTTTGCTGTTCCTCTAAACACAACTTCAGATGAAAGGGGCGGCAACAGTGCACCTAGCAAATCTGTTAAATATACTAGGACTCTGACTAACGTGGGCACTCCGGCAACATATAAGGTTTCTGTGTCATCACAAGATCCCTCAGTGAAGATCTTGGTAGAGCCAGAATCACTGACTTTTAGTGAACAGAATGAGAAGAAGAGTTACACAGTTACTTTCAATACCATTTCTATGCCATCTGGTACAACCAGCTTTGCCCATTTGAAATGGTCGGATGGGAAACACATTGTTGGTAGCCCGATTGCTTTCAGCTGGACATAA